One genomic region from Salinicola endophyticus encodes:
- a CDS encoding peptidylprolyl isomerase, translating into MRPRVWIPLALVMLLSPLSAMAEVVPLDRIVAVVNDDAIMQSQLEQRVSQVKSQLASSNIPAPPEKTLEHQVLDRMITEQIELQMAEKGKLNVDETQLNATMRGIAQNNGMTLDQFADRLEKEGQSLAEVREQVRRELLIRQVQQREVANKVTVSDREIDRFLEQAGQNSNVSYHLAQILVAVPQSPTPDLVRQAQAKAEKLYQELKSGADFRKLAVSESDDAQALKGGDLGWRPAAQIPTIFADVIPDLAKGEVSQPIRSPSGFHLVKLIDTRGGDGKQISREQASQAIFQRKVNDELEAWTQEIRASAYVDNRLDKQ; encoded by the coding sequence ATGCGTCCTAGAGTGTGGATTCCCCTGGCGCTGGTCATGCTGCTGTCGCCGCTGTCGGCGATGGCCGAAGTGGTGCCGCTGGACCGTATCGTCGCCGTGGTCAACGACGACGCCATCATGCAGAGCCAGCTCGAGCAGCGGGTCTCCCAGGTCAAGAGCCAGCTCGCGTCCAGCAATATCCCCGCGCCGCCGGAGAAGACCCTCGAGCATCAGGTGCTCGACCGCATGATCACCGAGCAGATCGAGCTGCAGATGGCCGAGAAGGGCAAGCTGAACGTCGATGAGACCCAGCTCAATGCCACCATGCGCGGTATCGCCCAGAACAACGGCATGACCCTGGATCAGTTCGCCGATCGCCTGGAGAAGGAGGGGCAGTCGCTGGCCGAGGTACGCGAGCAGGTGCGCCGCGAGCTGCTGATTCGTCAGGTCCAGCAGCGCGAGGTCGCCAACAAGGTGACGGTGTCGGATCGCGAGATCGACCGCTTCCTGGAGCAGGCCGGCCAGAACAGCAACGTCTCCTATCATCTGGCCCAGATTCTGGTCGCGGTGCCGCAGTCGCCGACGCCGGATCTGGTGCGTCAGGCCCAGGCCAAGGCCGAGAAGCTCTATCAGGAGCTCAAGAGCGGCGCCGACTTCCGCAAGCTGGCGGTCTCCGAGTCCGACGATGCCCAGGCGCTGAAGGGCGGCGATCTGGGCTGGCGTCCGGCGGCGCAGATCCCGACCATCTTCGCCGACGTCATCCCCGATCTCGCCAAGGGTGAGGTGAGCCAGCCGATCCGCAGCCCCAGTGGCTTCCACCTGGTCAAGCTGATCGATACCCGCGGCGGCGACGGCAAGCAGATCTCCCGCGAGCAGGCGAGCCAGGCGATCTTCCAGCGCAAGGTCAACGACGAGCTCGAAGCGTGGACGCAGGAGATTCGCGCCAGTGCCTACGTCGACAACCGCCTCGACAAGCAGTGA
- a CDS encoding gluconate:H+ symporter has translation MDSPTSLILAALGSIIVLLYLVMRLRLHAFVALLVVSGVVGLATGMGVEELLDTIEKGMGGTLGFVATVVGLGAMFGKMLEVSGGVDRLASTLLDKFGENRSQWAMGVTGFLVAIPVFLDVAFIILVPLIYALTRRTGRSLLYYGIPLLAGLAVTHSFIPPTPGPIAVAKLIGADLGYVILFGAICGLPAMIIAGPLFGRWIAKRIDAQIPDYMELPKEPGDTRDLPSFKLILSIILLPLALIVLNTVSGVILPADSPVLAALTFLGHPFVALTLATLLAFTCLGTRRGMTREQVMEVATKALEPAGIIILVTGAGGVFKQVLIDSGVGGVMGDIMAESALPPILLAFLISTAVRVIQGSATVAMITAAGLMAPVISTLGLSGPVLGLIVIAIASGATVLSHVNDSGFWLVNRYFGLTEAQTLKSWTVMETIIGLTGLVMALIVGLFV, from the coding sequence ATGGACAGTCCCACCTCTCTGATCCTCGCCGCGCTGGGGAGCATCATCGTCCTTCTTTACCTGGTCATGCGTCTGCGCCTGCACGCTTTCGTCGCGCTGCTGGTGGTCAGCGGTGTCGTGGGTCTGGCGACCGGCATGGGCGTCGAGGAGCTGCTCGACACCATCGAGAAAGGCATGGGCGGTACCCTCGGCTTCGTTGCCACCGTGGTCGGTCTGGGCGCGATGTTCGGCAAGATGCTGGAGGTCTCCGGCGGGGTCGATCGCCTGGCCAGCACGCTGCTCGACAAGTTCGGCGAGAACCGCTCGCAGTGGGCGATGGGGGTCACTGGTTTCCTGGTCGCGATTCCGGTCTTCCTCGACGTCGCCTTCATCATCCTGGTGCCGCTGATCTATGCCCTCACCCGGCGCACCGGGCGTTCGCTGCTCTACTACGGCATTCCGCTGCTCGCCGGGCTGGCGGTGACCCACTCGTTCATTCCGCCGACACCCGGCCCGATCGCGGTGGCCAAGCTGATCGGCGCCGACCTCGGCTATGTGATCCTGTTCGGCGCCATCTGCGGCCTGCCCGCCATGATCATCGCCGGGCCGCTGTTCGGGCGCTGGATCGCCAAGCGCATCGACGCCCAGATCCCCGACTACATGGAGCTGCCCAAGGAGCCGGGCGATACCCGCGACCTGCCCAGCTTCAAGCTGATCCTGTCGATCATCCTGCTGCCGCTGGCGCTGATCGTGCTCAACACCGTCTCCGGCGTGATCCTGCCGGCGGACAGCCCGGTCCTGGCCGCGCTGACCTTCCTCGGCCACCCCTTCGTGGCGCTGACCCTGGCCACCCTGCTCGCCTTCACCTGCCTGGGCACGCGCCGCGGCATGACCCGCGAACAGGTGATGGAAGTCGCCACCAAGGCGCTGGAACCGGCCGGCATCATCATCCTGGTCACCGGCGCAGGCGGCGTGTTCAAGCAGGTTCTGATCGACTCCGGTGTGGGCGGCGTGATGGGTGACATCATGGCCGAGAGCGCGCTGCCGCCGATTCTGCTGGCATTCCTGATCTCCACCGCGGTGCGCGTGATCCAGGGCTCCGCCACCGTGGCCATGATCACCGCCGCCGGCCTGATGGCCCCGGTCATCTCTACCCTGGGCCTGTCGGGTCCGGTGCTCGGCCTGATCGTGATTGCGATCGCCTCGGGGGCCACCGTACTGAGCCACGTCAACGACTCCGGGTTCTGGCTGGTCAACCGCTACTTCGGTCTCACCGAAGCGCAGACCCTGAAGAGCTGGACGGTGATGGAGACCATCATCGGCCTGACCGGTCTGGTGATGGCGCTGATCGTGGGCCTGTTCGTCTAG
- a CDS encoding polynucleotide adenylyltransferase, with translation MHADNDPHLAGLEVYLVGGAVRDARLGWPVGDRDWVVVGASVEQMRQRGFQPVGRDFPVFLHPQTHEEYALARTERKRGHGYTGFEVHASPEVTLEADLARRDFTINAMAEGADGELVDPYGGCADLDARVLRHVSPAFVEDPLRVLRAARFLARYRHLGFTIAGETLALMRQLVAGGEIAHLVAERVWTETEKALTEVDPAAYFETLHACGALVVLMPPLADDTLTNALARLGSVPSDLDEPAVWRWARLGEHLEAGAQRALNDAVKAPNRYRDAMRQAALTRDLRSRCARLKVAGSGDIMAWLDGIDAWRRPERLDPLLALIAHEDPALARDLALAWRLASQILPQTLLDEGLRGPQLGQELARRREQTIREALETA, from the coding sequence ATGCACGCTGACAACGATCCCCATCTCGCCGGTCTCGAGGTCTATCTGGTCGGTGGCGCGGTGCGCGATGCGCGCCTGGGCTGGCCGGTCGGCGACCGCGACTGGGTGGTGGTCGGTGCCAGCGTCGAGCAGATGCGCCAGCGCGGCTTCCAGCCGGTGGGGCGCGACTTCCCGGTGTTCCTGCATCCGCAGACCCATGAGGAGTACGCGCTGGCGCGCACCGAGCGCAAGCGCGGCCACGGCTATACCGGTTTCGAGGTCCACGCCAGCCCCGAGGTGACGCTGGAGGCGGATCTGGCGCGGCGGGATTTCACCATCAACGCCATGGCCGAAGGCGCCGACGGCGAGCTGGTCGACCCCTACGGCGGATGCGCCGATCTCGACGCCAGAGTGCTGCGTCACGTGTCGCCGGCGTTCGTCGAGGACCCCTTGCGAGTGCTGCGCGCGGCGCGCTTTCTGGCCCGCTACCGCCATTTGGGGTTCACCATCGCCGGCGAGACCCTGGCGCTGATGCGTCAGCTCGTCGCCGGCGGCGAGATCGCGCATCTGGTCGCCGAGCGCGTCTGGACCGAGACCGAAAAGGCCCTGACCGAGGTCGACCCCGCGGCCTATTTCGAGACCCTGCATGCGTGCGGTGCCCTGGTGGTACTGATGCCACCGCTGGCCGACGACACCCTGACGAATGCACTGGCGCGGCTGGGCAGCGTGCCCAGCGATCTCGACGAGCCGGCGGTGTGGCGCTGGGCGCGTCTCGGCGAGCATCTCGAAGCGGGCGCCCAGCGCGCGCTCAACGATGCCGTCAAGGCGCCCAACCGCTACCGCGACGCCATGCGCCAGGCGGCGCTCACCCGCGACCTGCGCAGCCGCTGTGCCCGGCTCAAGGTCGCAGGGTCCGGCGATATCATGGCCTGGCTCGACGGCATCGACGCCTGGCGTCGGCCGGAGCGCCTCGATCCGTTGCTGGCACTGATCGCCCACGAAGACCCGGCCCTGGCCAGGGACCTCGCCCTGGCCTGGCGGCTGGCCTCTCAGATCCTGCCCCAGACCCTGCTCGACGAGGGCCTGCGCGGGCCGCAGCTCGGCCAGGAGCTGGCCCGGCGGCGGGAGCAGACCATCCGTGAGGCGCTGGAGACGGCGTAG
- a CDS encoding phosphotransferase yields MSLRLAQLRTWIARQHAVAADTCRFEPVAGDASLRGYCRVHLPDGTTRMLMDAPPELEDSHAFVAIGRHWRAVGLPVPAIHAVDLDLGFLELDDLGDDSLHHHFDDAESARRGTDQAIELLLRLQRLASPAELPPYSAAFLEEEMERFPDWGLGRWLELETPACWADTKRHLLARIATLPEVAVHRDFDAMNLMLVDGELALIDFQGALAGPLGYDLISLLRGRYQRWSRTEMDRWIADFHRRSQADFGTRLPDAAAFRATVEAIGAQRQLKILGQFCRLCLRDGKPRYLDWLPHFYAQLDAGLEALPELAEFHAWLREIYHPAMQARLARHHAEQAQSKGASA; encoded by the coding sequence ATGAGTCTGCGCCTTGCCCAGCTGCGCACCTGGATAGCCCGGCAGCACGCCGTCGCCGCCGATACCTGCCGCTTCGAGCCCGTCGCCGGCGATGCCAGCCTGCGCGGCTACTGCCGGGTGCATCTGCCCGACGGCACCACGCGCATGCTGATGGACGCGCCACCCGAGCTCGAAGATAGCCACGCCTTCGTCGCCATCGGCCGCCACTGGCGCGCGGTGGGCCTGCCGGTGCCGGCGATCCACGCCGTCGATCTCGACCTGGGCTTCCTCGAACTCGACGATCTCGGCGACGACAGTCTGCACCACCATTTCGACGATGCCGAAAGTGCGCGGCGCGGTACGGACCAGGCCATCGAGCTGCTGCTGCGCCTGCAGCGGCTGGCCTCACCGGCCGAGCTGCCGCCCTACTCCGCCGCCTTCCTGGAAGAGGAGATGGAGCGCTTCCCCGACTGGGGCCTGGGGCGCTGGCTGGAATTGGAGACACCCGCCTGCTGGGCCGACACCAAGCGTCACCTGCTGGCGCGTATCGCGACGCTGCCCGAAGTCGCGGTGCACCGCGACTTCGATGCCATGAACCTGATGCTCGTCGACGGCGAGCTGGCGCTGATCGATTTCCAGGGCGCCCTGGCGGGGCCGCTCGGCTACGACCTGATCTCGCTGCTGCGCGGGCGCTACCAGCGCTGGTCGCGGACCGAGATGGATCGCTGGATCGCTGACTTCCATCGCCGCAGCCAAGCCGATTTCGGCACTCGCCTGCCGGATGCCGCCGCCTTTCGCGCCACGGTCGAGGCGATCGGCGCCCAGCGTCAGCTCAAGATACTGGGCCAGTTCTGCCGCCTCTGCCTGCGCGACGGCAAGCCGCGCTATCTCGACTGGCTGCCGCACTTCTATGCCCAGCTCGACGCTGGCCTCGAAGCGCTACCCGAGCTGGCCGAGTTCCACGCCTGGCTGCGCGAAATCTACCACCCGGCGATGCAGGCGCGCCTGGCCCGCCACCACGCCGAGCAGGCGCAGTCGAAGGGAGCCTCGGCATGA
- the apaG gene encoding Co2+/Mg2+ efflux protein ApaG, translated as MSELAAQIGVEVEPDYRADESDPAQSRYVFSYTVTVHNRSPREIQLLSRYWKITQGNGKVQEVRGNGVVGKQPAIAAGHSFRYTSRAVLASPVGVMQGSYGCIDCESQEAFEVTIAPFRLATPNQVH; from the coding sequence ATGAGCGAACTGGCCGCGCAGATCGGGGTCGAGGTCGAGCCCGACTACCGCGCCGACGAGTCGGACCCGGCGCAGTCGCGCTATGTCTTCAGCTATACGGTGACGGTACACAACCGCTCGCCGCGCGAGATTCAGCTGCTGTCGCGCTACTGGAAGATCACCCAGGGCAACGGCAAGGTGCAGGAGGTGCGCGGCAATGGCGTGGTCGGCAAGCAGCCGGCGATCGCCGCCGGCCACAGCTTCCGCTATACCAGCCGCGCGGTGCTGGCCTCCCCGGTCGGGGTGATGCAGGGCAGCTATGGCTGCATCGATTGCGAAAGCCAGGAGGCCTTCGAGGTCACCATTGCACCGTTCCGACTGGCGACTCCCAACCAGGTTCACTGA
- the pdxA gene encoding 4-hydroxythreonine-4-phosphate dehydrogenase PdxA gives MASTQAAAPLLALTSGEPAGIGPELALALARRWPALAARVVVIGDPQLLAARAAALGWAVEIEPLDPSAPVPPARDGHLPVWPVALRRPSHPGALDPGNADYVLETLDVAIAACRDGRAAAMVTAPLHKGAIIEGGHPRFTGHTEYLRDACGVEEVVMMLATTIASTSAHPRPLRVALATTHLPLSRVAEALDAASLTRVTRILAAELTRRFGIAAPRILVSGLNPHAGEDGHLGREELDIIIPTLERLRAEGLDLVGPLPADTLFTPRHLDGADAVLAMYHDQGLPVLKYAGFGQAANITLGLGIVRTSVDHGTALDLAGSGRADVGSLRVALEVACEMATRNPTDSSL, from the coding sequence ATGGCGTCGACCCAGGCCGCGGCACCGCTGCTGGCGCTGACCAGTGGCGAGCCGGCGGGTATCGGTCCTGAGCTGGCCCTGGCCCTGGCGCGGCGTTGGCCGGCGCTGGCCGCGCGGGTCGTGGTCATCGGCGACCCGCAGCTGCTAGCGGCACGCGCTGCGGCGCTGGGCTGGGCGGTCGAGATCGAGCCGCTCGACCCCAGCGCGCCGGTACCGCCCGCGCGGGATGGCCATCTGCCGGTGTGGCCGGTGGCGCTGCGGCGGCCGTCGCATCCCGGCGCGCTCGACCCGGGCAACGCCGACTACGTGCTCGAGACCCTGGATGTCGCCATCGCTGCCTGTCGCGACGGGCGCGCCGCGGCCATGGTCACCGCGCCGCTGCACAAGGGGGCGATCATCGAGGGTGGCCACCCGCGGTTCACCGGCCATACCGAGTATCTGCGCGATGCCTGTGGCGTCGAGGAGGTGGTGATGATGCTCGCCACGACGATCGCCTCGACGAGCGCCCACCCACGCCCGCTGCGGGTCGCCCTGGCGACCACCCACCTGCCGCTGTCACGGGTTGCCGAAGCGCTCGATGCCGCGAGCCTGACCCGCGTCACGCGGATTCTCGCCGCCGAGCTGACCCGGCGCTTCGGCATCGCCGCGCCGCGTATCCTGGTCAGCGGGCTCAACCCCCATGCGGGTGAAGATGGCCATCTGGGCCGCGAGGAGCTCGACATCATCATTCCGACCCTCGAGCGGCTGCGCGCCGAGGGGCTCGATCTGGTCGGCCCGCTGCCTGCCGATACGCTGTTCACTCCGCGCCATCTGGATGGCGCCGACGCCGTGCTCGCCATGTATCATGACCAGGGGCTGCCGGTACTCAAGTATGCCGGTTTCGGCCAGGCAGCCAATATCACCCTGGGCCTGGGCATCGTGCGCACCTCGGTCGACCACGGTACCGCCCTCGACCTCGCCGGCAGCGGCCGTGCCGATGTCGGTAGCCTCAGGGTGGCGCTGGAAGTGGCCTGTGAGATGGCTACTCGGAACCCAACTGACTCATCTCTCTAA
- a CDS encoding symmetrical bis(5'-nucleosyl)-tetraphosphatase: MAIYAIGDLQGCYAEFDALLARLDFSPSRDRLWLAGDLVNRGPGSLACLRRVMALEGAVETVLGNHDLHLLAVARGHGKLKRNDTLAEILDAPDRDALMAWLRVQPLLVADPARNRVMTHAGLLPQWSLAQARELAAEAEAVLGGDAVDEFLAEMYGNRPARWSPQLAGLDRLRSIVNVFTRMRFIDAEGTLDFSAKEGLDTAPAGFAPWFTYPRQHPREEALTLLFGHWAALEGETPGARVRAEALDTGCVWGGSLTALDLDSGERIAEPSQQLRR; this comes from the coding sequence ATGGCCATTTATGCCATCGGCGACCTGCAGGGCTGCTACGCTGAGTTCGATGCACTGCTGGCGCGGCTCGACTTTTCGCCCTCCCGCGATCGGCTGTGGCTGGCCGGCGACCTGGTCAACCGCGGCCCCGGCTCGCTCGCCTGCCTGCGCCGGGTGATGGCGCTGGAAGGCGCGGTGGAGACAGTGCTAGGCAACCATGACCTGCATCTGCTGGCGGTGGCGCGCGGTCACGGCAAGCTCAAGCGCAACGATACCCTGGCCGAGATACTCGACGCGCCGGATCGGGATGCGCTGATGGCGTGGCTGCGGGTCCAGCCGCTGCTGGTCGCCGACCCGGCCCGCAACCGGGTGATGACCCACGCCGGGCTGCTGCCGCAGTGGTCGTTGGCCCAGGCGCGTGAGCTGGCGGCAGAAGCCGAGGCTGTGCTCGGCGGCGACGCGGTCGATGAGTTTCTCGCCGAGATGTACGGCAACCGCCCGGCGCGCTGGTCGCCGCAGCTGGCGGGTCTGGATCGCCTGCGCAGCATCGTCAACGTCTTTACCCGGATGCGTTTCATCGACGCCGAAGGTACCCTCGACTTCAGCGCCAAGGAGGGGCTCGATACGGCACCGGCGGGCTTCGCCCCCTGGTTCACCTATCCGCGCCAGCATCCGCGCGAGGAAGCGCTAACCCTGCTGTTCGGCCACTGGGCCGCGCTGGAGGGAGAGACGCCCGGGGCCCGGGTGCGCGCCGAGGCGCTCGACACCGGCTGCGTCTGGGGCGGCTCGCTCACGGCGCTGGACCTCGACAGCGGCGAGCGTATCGCCGAACCGTCGCAGCAGCTGCGACGCTGA
- the rsmA gene encoding 16S rRNA (adenine(1518)-N(6)/adenine(1519)-N(6))-dimethyltransferase RsmA has translation MANPADYPRGALPRARKRFGQNFLRDAGVISRIVRAIGPRPGERLVEIGPGQGALTEPLLQAAGALEVIELDRDLIPGLRVQFFAYPDFVIHEGDALKFDFPALAAADGRPLRVVGNLPYNISTPLIFHLLAARGAVADMHFMLQKEVVERLAAEPGGPDWGRLSVMTQYYCQVESLFVVPPEAFVPRPKVDSAIVRLTPHAELPAVAHDEARFAEIVRDAFGQRRKTLRNNLKGLVEASELEALGIDPGRRPQTLTVAELVAIANRVTEREA, from the coding sequence ATGGCTAACCCAGCCGATTATCCGCGTGGCGCGCTGCCGCGAGCCCGTAAACGTTTCGGTCAGAACTTCCTGCGCGATGCCGGCGTGATCTCGCGCATCGTGCGTGCCATCGGGCCGCGCCCGGGGGAGCGCCTGGTCGAGATCGGCCCGGGGCAGGGCGCCCTGACCGAACCGCTGCTCCAGGCCGCCGGTGCGCTCGAAGTGATCGAACTCGACCGCGACCTGATCCCCGGCCTGCGGGTGCAGTTCTTCGCCTACCCGGACTTCGTGATCCACGAGGGCGATGCGCTCAAGTTCGATTTCCCCGCGCTGGCGGCCGCGGATGGCCGCCCGCTGCGGGTGGTCGGCAATCTGCCCTACAATATCTCCACGCCGCTGATCTTCCATCTGCTGGCGGCGCGCGGCGCCGTCGCCGATATGCACTTCATGCTGCAGAAGGAGGTGGTGGAGCGTCTCGCCGCTGAGCCTGGCGGGCCCGACTGGGGACGCCTGTCGGTGATGACCCAGTACTACTGTCAGGTGGAGTCGCTGTTCGTGGTGCCGCCGGAAGCCTTCGTGCCGCGGCCCAAGGTCGACTCCGCCATCGTGCGCCTGACGCCCCACGCCGAGCTGCCCGCCGTGGCGCACGACGAGGCGCGCTTCGCCGAGATCGTGCGTGACGCCTTCGGCCAGCGGCGCAAGACGCTGCGCAACAATCTCAAGGGGCTGGTCGAGGCCAGTGAACTCGAGGCGCTGGGGATCGACCCCGGCCGTCGGCCGCAGACGCTGACAGTGGCCGAGCTGGTGGCCATTGCCAACCGGGTCACGGAGCGCGAGGCATGA
- the glpE gene encoding thiosulfate sulfurtransferase GlpE produces MPHPFEHLDAATLIQWLGEGRSLTLVDIRDPLSFAQGHIPGSRHLDNSSAAELVEQTPTAQPLVVVCYHGHSSQQAAAWLAGQGFSEVYSLDGGFVDWAHRHPERVSR; encoded by the coding sequence ATGCCACATCCATTCGAACATCTCGACGCCGCCACGCTCATCCAATGGCTGGGCGAAGGACGCAGCCTCACCCTGGTCGATATCCGCGATCCACTGAGCTTCGCCCAGGGGCACATTCCCGGCAGCCGTCATCTGGACAACTCCAGCGCCGCCGAGCTGGTCGAGCAGACACCTACTGCGCAACCGCTGGTGGTGGTCTGCTACCACGGTCACTCCAGCCAGCAGGCCGCCGCCTGGCTCGCCGGGCAGGGCTTCAGCGAGGTCTACAGTCTGGATGGCGGCTTCGTCGACTGGGCGCATCGTCACCCTGAACGGGTCAGCCGCTAG
- a CDS encoding LPS assembly protein LptD, with the protein MGKRLVWTALTGVISSTAQAAPPAPLPADQLDWVPWGDQAPAGALCGGRYVQPGYLLPEGRTPEEVLSNSATAEYGDNGETILGGEVVLRRGDSQLQAPQVRVNAARDTAFADGPLTIRYPGLLVRGDDGQVSLDSDAARIDDAHYVIHDQRVRGDAQALQRLEDGRYRMREASFTTCAPDSRLWRIVGSDVTIDRAQGYGTATNARLEMGDVPVFYWPWVRFPVDDRRQSGFLWPTLGLSSDGLDYSQPYYLNLAPNYDATITPRVITDHGLLMGGEFRYLFGSDRGTIDGAYLANDNGGNNDNPNDPKDAFDGKDRWFVDYQHYGYFTDRLDYALRYGAASDGRYFDDFGSDFAEQDTEYLERLARLSYQGTTWYLDARAQGYQRMQYPIDENDRPYYRLPSLTANARWQQESGFYQEWNSNATYFWRDLHGVDAQGNWFDEDENRTRNIPLRESANGSRLNLTPAIGWRAQPSWGFLEPRFQLWQTNYELDYGNRDTSRDETLSRTVPVYSLDSGLIFQRDVTAFDQGFKQTFEPRLYYAYVPERDQSEYPVFDTDEQAISWSQLWSPYRFTGADRVGDVNKLSYGASTRFLEDDTGRERLALSVGQSAYFEDRNVTLLDDSDNLTPAQRRYDDYRRTRDRSPVITQLDWRINDQWRSRYEWFYDDHRSQTEKASAYLQYLSPAGHVLNLGYRWQLQGFDPASDADDQLSYNREDFDVSFAYKATSSLDLIGRYLYDNTNKRDLETLAGVQFNSCCSAVQVVWREWVDDNDTAYTIDDDYTDRGLFLRFVFKGLGGVGQNADSYFASAVPGYEPTTF; encoded by the coding sequence ATGGGCAAGCGACTGGTCTGGACTGCCCTCACCGGCGTGATTTCATCGACCGCCCAGGCGGCCCCTCCGGCACCGCTCCCGGCGGACCAGCTGGACTGGGTACCCTGGGGCGATCAGGCACCGGCCGGCGCACTGTGCGGCGGACGCTATGTCCAGCCCGGCTATCTGCTGCCCGAAGGGCGCACGCCGGAAGAGGTCCTCTCCAACTCCGCCACCGCGGAGTATGGCGACAACGGCGAGACGATCCTGGGTGGCGAAGTGGTGCTGCGGCGCGGCGACAGCCAGCTGCAGGCGCCGCAGGTGCGGGTCAACGCCGCCCGCGACACCGCCTTCGCCGACGGCCCCCTGACCATTCGCTATCCCGGCCTGCTGGTGCGCGGCGACGATGGCCAGGTCTCGCTCGACAGCGACGCGGCGCGCATCGACGACGCCCACTACGTGATCCACGACCAGCGCGTGCGTGGTGACGCCCAGGCGCTGCAGCGCCTCGAAGACGGCCGCTATCGCATGCGCGAGGCCAGCTTCACCACCTGCGCGCCGGACAGCCGGCTGTGGCGGATCGTCGGCAGCGACGTCACCATCGACCGCGCCCAGGGCTACGGCACTGCCACCAACGCGCGTCTGGAGATGGGCGACGTGCCGGTATTCTACTGGCCCTGGGTACGCTTCCCGGTCGACGATCGCCGCCAGAGCGGTTTCCTGTGGCCGACCCTGGGGCTCTCCAGCGATGGTCTCGATTACAGCCAGCCCTACTACCTGAACCTGGCCCCCAATTACGACGCCACCATCACGCCACGGGTCATCACCGACCATGGCCTGCTGATGGGCGGCGAGTTCCGCTATCTCTTCGGCAGCGATCGCGGCACGATCGATGGCGCCTATCTGGCCAACGATAATGGCGGCAACAACGATAATCCCAACGATCCCAAGGATGCCTTCGACGGCAAGGATCGCTGGTTCGTCGACTATCAGCACTACGGCTACTTCACCGACCGCCTGGATTACGCGCTGCGCTACGGCGCCGCCAGCGATGGCCGCTACTTCGACGACTTCGGCAGCGACTTCGCCGAGCAGGACACCGAGTACCTCGAGCGTCTGGCACGACTCTCCTACCAGGGCACTACTTGGTATCTGGATGCCCGCGCCCAGGGCTACCAGCGCATGCAGTACCCGATCGACGAGAACGATCGCCCCTATTATCGCCTGCCCAGCCTGACCGCCAATGCGCGCTGGCAGCAGGAGAGCGGCTTCTATCAGGAGTGGAACTCCAACGCCACCTACTTCTGGCGTGACCTGCACGGTGTCGATGCCCAGGGCAACTGGTTCGACGAGGACGAGAACCGCACCCGCAATATACCGCTGCGTGAATCGGCCAACGGCTCGCGCCTCAATCTGACCCCGGCCATCGGCTGGCGCGCCCAGCCGAGCTGGGGTTTCCTCGAGCCGCGCTTCCAACTGTGGCAGACCAACTACGAGCTCGACTACGGCAACCGTGACACCTCGCGCGACGAGACCCTGTCACGCACGGTGCCGGTCTACTCGCTGGATTCGGGACTGATCTTCCAGCGCGACGTGACCGCATTCGACCAGGGCTTCAAGCAGACCTTCGAGCCGCGCCTCTACTACGCCTACGTCCCCGAGCGCGATCAGTCCGAGTATCCGGTGTTCGACACCGACGAGCAGGCGATCTCGTGGAGCCAGCTGTGGTCGCCCTATCGCTTCACCGGTGCCGATCGCGTGGGTGACGTCAACAAGCTCTCCTACGGCGCCTCGACCCGTTTCCTCGAGGATGACACCGGGCGCGAGCGACTGGCACTGTCGGTCGGTCAGAGCGCCTACTTCGAAGATCGCAATGTCACCCTGCTCGACGACAGCGACAATCTCACGCCGGCGCAGCGGCGCTACGACGACTATCGGCGCACCCGCGACCGCTCGCCGGTGATCACCCAGCTCGACTGGCGCATCAACGACCAGTGGCGCTCGCGCTATGAGTGGTTCTACGACGATCACCGCTCGCAGACCGAAAAGGCCTCCGCCTACCTGCAATATCTGAGTCCGGCCGGCCATGTATTGAACCTTGGCTACCGTTGGCAGCTCCAAGGTTTCGATCCGGCCAGTGATGCCGACGATCAACTGAGCTACAACCGCGAGGACTTCGACGTCTCGTTCGCCTACAAGGCGACCTCGTCGCTCGATCTGATCGGCCGTTATCTCTACGACAACACCAACAAGCGTGATCTGGAGACGCTGGCCGGGGTGCAGTTCAACAGCTGCTGCAGCGCGGTGCAGGTGGTCTGGCGCGAGTGGGTCGACGACAACGACACCGCTTACACCATCGACGATGACTACACCGATCGCGGCCTGTTCCTGCGCTTCGTGTTCAAGGGACTCGGTGGCGTGGGGCAGAACGCCGATAGCTACTTCGCCAGCGCGGTGCCGGGCTACGAGCCCACCACGTTCTGA